The DNA region TATTGAAAAATTCAAAAGCAAATGATTTTTGGTTTCATTTAAAAGATAGAAGTTCTTGTCATGTAATAGTTCAAAACAATAAAAAAACAATAAATGAAGATGTAATATTTAAAGCTGCACAACTTTGTGCAAAATTTTCAACAGAATTTTCAGGGGATTATTTAGTTGATTATACACAAAGAAGAAATGTAAAAGTTCAATCTGGGGCAAATGTTTTATACAATCCTTATACCACTATTTCTGTTATAGTTTAGAATTTTATTTAATAATGTTGTTTTTATGACTTATTTGATAAAATCTCACTTTATTTATTAATAGGAGTAAAATTGAAAAATTACATTAAAATAGGATTATTGACATTAAGTTCTCTTTTTATAATGTCTGTATTTACAGGTTGTGGTGCATTAACAACTGCAATAGAAAAAAGAAATCTTGATGTCCAAACAAAAATGAGTGATTCTATATTTTTAGAACCCGTGGAGCTAGAAAAACAAATTGTATATGTTAGAGTAAGAAATACTACAGATAAAAATATTAATATTGAAGATGATATTAAACAAGCCTTTAAAAATAAAGGTTTTAAAGTTACTTTACATCCATCTAAAGCAGAGTTTATGGTGCAAGCAAACTTATTACAAATAGGAAAATCTGATAAAAAAAGTGCAACAAGAGCATTAGAATCAGGATTTGGTGGAGCTCTTTTAGGAGCTGGAGCTGTTGCCTTAGGTGGTTCTAGAAGTACAAGTTCTTATGCAGCAGGTGGTATTATTGGTGGTTTAATTGGTACAGTAACTGATGCATTAGTTAAAGATGTTTATTATACAATGGTTACAGATGTTGAAATTAGACAAAGAGCTTCAGCAGATGAAATTATCTATCAAAATAGTAATGGTAGTTCAAAACAAGGCATGTCATCAAATTTAAATCAAAATATAGAAAAAAAACATGCAAAATGGAAAATTTATAGAACAAGAATTGTAAGTACTGCAAATAAAATGAATTTAGAATTTGAAGAAGCTAAACCTAAATTAATTGAAGGTTTAACAAGATCTATCTCGGGAGTATTATAAATATTTTCTATATTAAAGAATTAAACTTAACATAGTTTAGTTCTTTACTTTTATTTTTTCTTATTAAGGACTTAAAAGCCCAATAATGGTAAAATCAGCATAATAAAAAAATAGGGATTTTAATGTCAAATTTAATTTCATCAAGTTCAACAAGAATAAAAACTGCAATAGCATTAGTTTTGGTCTTACTTATAATTGGATATATTGATTCATACTTTGTAACATGGTTATTTTTGGGTTCTCTTTTAATTATAGCAATAAAAGAATCAACTAAACTATTCCATATTCAAAGTACGCAACTTTTTGTTTATTCAACAATTTTATGGGCTGTAGCATATTTTTATCAAGATCCTGAAGATTTAGTTTTTATATTAGGTATGATTTATGCAGCTATATTAGCATATACTCAAAATTTAAATAAGAAAATTTTCTTACCGTTATTATATCCAACTGCTTCATTTTTGTTTCTTTTAGCTTTATATAAAGACTTTGGAATGCAAAGCTTACTTTGGTTGCTTGTTGTAGTTGCTTTAACAGATACAGCTGCATATTTTGTTGGTAAAGGAATAGGAAAAACTAAATTTTGTAAAACAAGTCCAAATAAAACTTTAGAAGGTGTAATTGGAGGAATTCTTTTTGGTTCTTTAATTGGATCTATTTTTGCACTAAATGATTTAACTTTTATTCAATCTCTTTTAATCTCTTTTATATCTTCCGTAGCATCGGTATTTGGTGATTTATTTGAAAGTTATTTAAAAAGAGAAGCAAAAGTTAAAGATAGTGGAAGTTTTTTACCAGGACATGGTGGGATTTTGGATAGAACAGATGGGTATTTATTTGCCTCAATAATTATGTTAATTGGTTTAAGAGTAATAGCTTGATAGTTTTAGGTAGTACAGGATCAATTGGAGTAAATACTCTAAATATTGCAAGAAAATTTAATCTTGAAGTTGAGGTTTTAGTCGCAGGTAAAAATATTAAACTTTTAAATGAACAAATAAAAGAATTTAATCCTAAAAAAGTAGTAATAGCAAGCAGTGAAGATATTTCTAATGTAAACCATAATGATGTTAAAGCTGGAGAAACTGCAATATTAGAAACAATTGAAGAATCAAACTCTAATATTGTAGTAAATGCATTAGTTGGATTTTTAGGATTAAGACCAACATTAAAAGCAATTACATGTAAGAAAAGAGTTGCTTTAGCAAATAAAGAGTCTTTGGTTGTAGCAGGTAAATTTATAGACCAATCAAATTTAGTTGCAATTGATAGTGAACACTTTGGACTTTGGTATTTAATTCAAGATAAAAAAATTGAATCTTTGACTATTACTGCTAGTGGTGGTTCTTTTAGAGATTACCCTTTAGTAAAACTAAAAGATGTATCTGTAAAAGAAGCATTAAATCATCCAAATTGGTCAATGGGAAATAAAATTACAATTGATAGTGCAACAATGACTAATAAAATGTTTGAGTTATTAGAAGCAAAATGGTTATTTGATACAACAAATATAGATGCAATAATAGAGACAAAATCTTTAATTCACGCAATGGTTAATTTTAAAGATGGAAGTACTACTGCACATATTGCAAATGCTTCAATGCAACTTCCAATCTCTTATGCTTTATTAGGAAGAGTTGATGAAAATATTTTACAACACATTGATTTAGTAAAAATAGGTTCTTTAGAGTTTAAACAGATTGAACAAGAAAGATATCCAATTTGGAAATTAAGAAAAGAGATATTAAAAAATCCAGATTTGGGTGTGGTTTTGAATGCTGCAAATGAAGTTGCAGTATCAAAATTTTTAAATAATGAGATAGGATTTTTAGATATATCAAAAATCTCAATTGATGCAATAAATAAATTTAATAATCCAACTATTAATAATATTGATGATATTTTTGAACTAGACAAAGAAATTAGGAATTATTGTGGAGATTGATTTACTTATTCCTTTTATTATTTTAATAATTTTGGTAATATACTTAATATATACAAGAACAAAATTTGAAAAAGAGATATTAGACTCTTATGAAAATAAATTTGAAGAATGGAAAAAACATAATACAAGTAACAATGAGAAACAAGAATATAAAGAACTTGTAGGTTTAGTTTTTAAAAAAGGTTATAAAGTAGAGATTGAACTTTTAGATGAAAGTGCAAAAACTCAATTAGAAAAAGGTAAATTTAGTATAAAGGCTAAATAATGAAACTACTGTTTTTCCTATTTGTTTCTACATTTTTGTATGCAAATAGTTTTGAAAGAGTCAATGATCTTGATATTGTTGTAGATAAAACTAATAAACTTATTTGGCAAGATGATATACGTGTTATAAAGGTACGTAAAACTCATCAAAATGCTCAAGAGTATTGTGAAAAATTAAAAATAGGTAAATTCTCAAATTGGAGATTACCAACAATTGAAGAGTTTAAATCAATTGTTGATAAAAAAAATCAAAAAAATTTTATAAATAGAAAGTTTAAATTTAATATCCCAAATGGGTATTGGGCAAGTAAAGCACATTGGCGGACATTATGGTATTATGCAGATTATATGCATTTTATAAGTGGAACTGCATATTATGATAGTAGACATAAAAATAAATATATTAGATGTGTAAAAGATTTAAAATAAGGAAGTAGATGAATAAAAGAGTTTTGATATTACATGGATTAAATGGAAGTGATTATCCTCATTGGCAAGCACATTTAGCTGCTGATTTAATTAAAGAAAACTATATTGTATCATTTCCAGCTTTTCCATCAAGAGATAATCCAAACTTTATAGAGTGGAAAAAGACTTTAAAAAAAGAGATAGAACACTTTAATCCCCAAATAGTTGTTTGTCATTCATTAGCTAATATTTTGTGGTTTCATGTATGTGATGAATTAAATATTCAACTTGATAAATTAATGTTAGTAGCACCAGTTAGAAAAGATTGTAATGTTGAAGAGATAAAAGAATTTTTTCCATATAAAGCACCAAAAAATTTAAAATCAAAAGAAGTGATTATGGCTGCATCAACAAATGATCCTTATATGAGTATAGAAGAAGCAGTAGAATTACAACAAGAATTAAATATTGGAATGAAAATAATGGAAAATGCAGGGCATATAAATGCAGATTCTGGTTTTGGTAAATTAGATTGTGCATTGGATTGGATAAAAAGAGAAGAAGAGTGTAAGGGAGAAAATAATTGATATTAAGTATAGAATCTTCTTGTGATGATAGTTCTATTGCAATTACAGATATAAAAACAAAAAAATTAATTTATCATAAAAAAATTTCTCAAGAAATACAACATAGTTGTTATGGTGGAGTTGTACCAGAGCTTGCTGCAAGACTTCATATTGAGGCATTACCTAAAATATTAGAAGAGACAAAAGAGTATTTTTCTAAATTAAAAGCAGTTGCAGTTACAAATGCTCCTGGATTATCTGTTACATTAATGGAAGGTGTAACAATGGCAAAAGCATTAGCTTTGTCTTTAAATTTGCCATTAATTGCAGTTAATCATCTAAAAGGGCATATTTATTCACTATTTATTGAAAAAAATGAGGTATTACCTTGTACTATCTTATTAGTTTCAGGTGGTCATACTCAAATTATTGAGGCCTCATCTTTTGCAGATATGAAAATAATTGCAACTACTTTAGATGATAGTTTTGGCGAAAGTTTTGATAAAGTATCAAAAATGATGAATTTAGGATACCCTGGAGGACCAATTGTTCAAGAGTATGCATTAAAAGGTGATGAAAATAGATTTGATTTTCCTGTTCCTTTAAGACAAAGCCCTAATATTGAATTTAGTTATTCTGGATTAAAAAATGCTGTTAGACTTGAAATAGAAAAAATTGGTGAATTAAATGAACAAAATAAAGCTGATATTTGTGCATCTTTTCAAAAAACAGCGGTAGCCCATATTATGCAAAAGATTAAAAAATATTTTAAAAAAAATATTCCTACAAATTTTGCAATTGTTGGAGGAGCTAGTGCAAATATTTATCTTAGAACTCAAATAGAAGATCTTTGTAGTAAACATAAAACAAAACTTCATTTAAGTCAATTAAAATATTGTTCTGATAATGCAGCAATGATTGGAAGAGTTGCCTTAGAACAGTATAAAATAAATGATTTTACAAAAATTGAAGATATTGATATCCAAACAAGAATAAAGGTATTTAAATAATGTTTGAAATGGGTGCAAAACTTGAAGATGGTATTTTTGATACTAAAAAAGAAGATAAAAATAAAAAGAAATCAAATCATATTGAAGCAAAAAATAATCATCAGTTAGTATTCACTTTTGAGAAAAGAAGAGGTAAACCTGTAACTTTAGTAGGAAGATTTTATTTATCAGATAATGATAAAAAAGATATTTTAAAACTATTAAAGAAAAAATTAGCATGTGGTGGAAGTTTAAAAGAAGAATTGATTGAAATTCAAGGTGATGTAAAAGATAAAATAAAAGTAATTTTAGAAAAAGAAGGATGGAAGTTTAAATAATAAGAGAAAAATCTCTTATTATTTTATCCAAATTGTAGTATCAATTTTATCTTTTAATTCTGGATAATTTTTAGCTTCAAAAGTTGGGTCTTCCCCTCTTTGTCTTTGTTCTAAATAGTCTTTTGTTAATTTAATAACAGTACCTGAAAGTAAAACAATAGCAATTAAGTTTATTGTTGCCATTAGTCCCATTGCTGCATCTGCTGCATTAAATACTGTTTGAACTTTTTCATAAGAACCCCAAATTACCATTGAAATTGCTGCAATTCTTAATAAAAAAATCCATGTTTTTTTACCTGCTCCTAAATAAGTAAGAGCGTTTTCAGCATATGTATAATTACCAATAATTGAAGTAAATGCAAAAAATAAAATAGCAATTGCTACAAAATATTTACCAGCTTCACCAATATGAACAGTAAGTGCAGCTTGAGTAAGTTCAATTCCTTTTATTCCTGATCCTGGTTCTAAAACACCTGCAAGTAATATCATTACCGCTGTTGCAGTACAGATTAATAATGTATCAATAAAAACACCTAATGCTTGAACAAAACCTTGAGAAGAAGGATGATGTGGTGTTGGTGTTGCAACTGCTGCAATATTTGGGGCAGAACCCATACCTGCTTCATTTGAGAATAGTCCTCTTTTTACACCATTTAATAATGCTGCAACAACGCCACCAGTTACACCACCAACTGCTTCTTGAAGACCAAATGCACTTTTAACTATTAGGGCAATAATACCAGGAACTGCATCATAATTTACAATCATTGTGAATACTGCAAGAAGTAAATAAACTATAGCCATAAATGGAACAACAATTTCAGCAATTTTAGCAATACCTTTTATTCCTCCAAAA from Malaciobacter molluscorum LMG 25693 includes:
- a CDS encoding complement resistance protein TraT, which gives rise to MKNYIKIGLLTLSSLFIMSVFTGCGALTTAIEKRNLDVQTKMSDSIFLEPVELEKQIVYVRVRNTTDKNINIEDDIKQAFKNKGFKVTLHPSKAEFMVQANLLQIGKSDKKSATRALESGFGGALLGAGAVALGGSRSTSSYAAGGIIGGLIGTVTDALVKDVYYTMVTDVEIRQRASADEIIYQNSNGSSKQGMSSNLNQNIEKKHAKWKIYRTRIVSTANKMNLEFEEAKPKLIEGLTRSISGVL
- a CDS encoding phosphatidate cytidylyltransferase, which encodes MSNLISSSSTRIKTAIALVLVLLIIGYIDSYFVTWLFLGSLLIIAIKESTKLFHIQSTQLFVYSTILWAVAYFYQDPEDLVFILGMIYAAILAYTQNLNKKIFLPLLYPTASFLFLLALYKDFGMQSLLWLLVVVALTDTAAYFVGKGIGKTKFCKTSPNKTLEGVIGGILFGSLIGSIFALNDLTFIQSLLISFISSVASVFGDLFESYLKREAKVKDSGSFLPGHGGILDRTDGYLFASIIMLIGLRVIA
- the dxr gene encoding 1-deoxy-D-xylulose-5-phosphate reductoisomerase; translated protein: MIVLGSTGSIGVNTLNIARKFNLEVEVLVAGKNIKLLNEQIKEFNPKKVVIASSEDISNVNHNDVKAGETAILETIEESNSNIVVNALVGFLGLRPTLKAITCKKRVALANKESLVVAGKFIDQSNLVAIDSEHFGLWYLIQDKKIESLTITASGGSFRDYPLVKLKDVSVKEALNHPNWSMGNKITIDSATMTNKMFELLEAKWLFDTTNIDAIIETKSLIHAMVNFKDGSTTAHIANASMQLPISYALLGRVDENILQHIDLVKIGSLEFKQIEQERYPIWKLRKEILKNPDLGVVLNAANEVAVSKFLNNEIGFLDISKISIDAINKFNNPTINNIDDIFELDKEIRNYCGD
- a CDS encoding Lcl C-terminal domain-containing protein, with the translated sequence MKLLFFLFVSTFLYANSFERVNDLDIVVDKTNKLIWQDDIRVIKVRKTHQNAQEYCEKLKIGKFSNWRLPTIEEFKSIVDKKNQKNFINRKFKFNIPNGYWASKAHWRTLWYYADYMHFISGTAYYDSRHKNKYIRCVKDLK
- a CDS encoding RBBP9/YdeN family alpha/beta hydrolase; this translates as MNKRVLILHGLNGSDYPHWQAHLAADLIKENYIVSFPAFPSRDNPNFIEWKKTLKKEIEHFNPQIVVCHSLANILWFHVCDELNIQLDKLMLVAPVRKDCNVEEIKEFFPYKAPKNLKSKEVIMAASTNDPYMSIEEAVELQQELNIGMKIMENAGHINADSGFGKLDCALDWIKREEECKGENN
- the tsaD gene encoding tRNA (adenosine(37)-N6)-threonylcarbamoyltransferase complex transferase subunit TsaD is translated as MILSIESSCDDSSIAITDIKTKKLIYHKKISQEIQHSCYGGVVPELAARLHIEALPKILEETKEYFSKLKAVAVTNAPGLSVTLMEGVTMAKALALSLNLPLIAVNHLKGHIYSLFIEKNEVLPCTILLVSGGHTQIIEASSFADMKIIATTLDDSFGESFDKVSKMMNLGYPGGPIVQEYALKGDENRFDFPVPLRQSPNIEFSYSGLKNAVRLEIEKIGELNEQNKADICASFQKTAVAHIMQKIKKYFKKNIPTNFAIVGGASANIYLRTQIEDLCSKHKTKLHLSQLKYCSDNAAMIGRVALEQYKINDFTKIEDIDIQTRIKVFK
- a CDS encoding SUI1 family translation initiation factor, producing the protein MFEMGAKLEDGIFDTKKEDKNKKKSNHIEAKNNHQLVFTFEKRRGKPVTLVGRFYLSDNDKKDILKLLKKKLACGGSLKEELIEIQGDVKDKIKVILEKEGWKFK
- a CDS encoding alanine/glycine:cation symporter family protein gives rise to the protein MNEVINFLNTIFWDYILIYGLLAVGLFFTIRLKFIQFIHFKEMFKSVFDKDETDESGISPLQALTISLASRVGTGNLAGVAIALYVGGAGAIFWMWIVALVGMATAYAESTLAQLYKVKDVNDQYRGGPAFYIAKGLKSPILAAIFSISLIIAFGLIFNAVQANSIAEAVSTAFDIDKMYVGYTIALVAALVIFGGIKGIAKIAEIVVPFMAIVYLLLAVFTMIVNYDAVPGIIALIVKSAFGLQEAVGGVTGGVVAALLNGVKRGLFSNEAGMGSAPNIAAVATPTPHHPSSQGFVQALGVFIDTLLICTATAVMILLAGVLEPGSGIKGIELTQAALTVHIGEAGKYFVAIAILFFAFTSIIGNYTYAENALTYLGAGKKTWIFLLRIAAISMVIWGSYEKVQTVFNAADAAMGLMATINLIAIVLLSGTVIKLTKDYLEQRQRGEDPTFEAKNYPELKDKIDTTIWIK